One Amycolatopsis sp. NBC_00355 genomic window carries:
- a CDS encoding ATP-binding protein, protein MKIAFVGKGGSGKTTLSSLFVAHLADAGKPVLAIDADINQHLAVALGATEEEALAWPTLGDNMALIKDYLRGDNPRIADAASMIKTTPPGRGSRLVRPFEDNPVFDTCFRQLGGVRLGVTGQFDEDDLGVKCYHSKVGAAELLLNHLVDVDGEYVVMDMTAGADAFASGLFTRFDVTFLVCEPTVRSVGVYRQYADYARDFGVRLVVVGNKVTDDEDVEFLQEQVGDALLGWMSASRHVRAAERGTTRPIGELEPRNLSTLRTMHAAVDAEQRDWARYQRQAVEFHLRNAQAWAGADLAAQVDPEFVLGPQVVV, encoded by the coding sequence GTGAAGATCGCGTTCGTCGGCAAGGGCGGCAGCGGCAAGACCACGCTGTCGTCGCTGTTCGTCGCGCACCTCGCCGACGCCGGCAAACCGGTGCTGGCCATCGACGCCGACATCAACCAGCACCTCGCGGTGGCGCTCGGCGCGACCGAAGAGGAAGCGCTCGCCTGGCCGACACTCGGCGACAACATGGCCCTGATCAAGGACTACCTGCGGGGTGACAACCCGCGGATCGCCGACGCGGCGTCGATGATCAAGACGACCCCGCCGGGGCGCGGGTCGCGGCTGGTCCGGCCGTTCGAGGACAACCCCGTGTTCGACACGTGCTTCCGGCAGCTGGGCGGCGTGCGCCTCGGCGTCACCGGGCAGTTCGACGAGGACGACCTCGGCGTCAAGTGCTACCACTCGAAGGTCGGCGCCGCGGAGCTGCTGCTGAACCACCTGGTCGACGTCGACGGCGAGTACGTCGTGATGGACATGACCGCGGGCGCCGACGCCTTCGCGTCGGGGCTGTTCACACGGTTCGACGTGACGTTCCTGGTGTGCGAGCCGACGGTGCGCAGCGTGGGCGTCTACCGGCAGTACGCGGACTACGCGCGCGACTTCGGCGTGCGCCTCGTCGTCGTCGGCAACAAGGTGACGGACGACGAGGACGTCGAGTTCCTGCAGGAGCAGGTCGGCGACGCGCTGCTGGGGTGGATGTCGGCGTCACGGCACGTGCGCGCGGCCGAGCGCGGCACGACCCGCCCGATCGGCGAGCTGGAGCCGCGCAACCTGTCGACGCTGCGCACGATGCACGCGGCGGTCGACGCCGAGCAGCGCGACTGGGCGCGCTACCAGCGTCAAGCCGTCGAGTTCCACTTGCGCAACGCCCAGGCCTGGGCGGGCGCCGACCTCGCCGCGCAAGTGGACCCCGAGTTCGTGCTGGGGCCGCAGGTGGTCGTCTAG
- a CDS encoding RNB domain-containing ribonuclease, with translation MIRTHSAGGDFGPLRAEFSLPESFGPEVLAEAEAAVLDPLAAAGPREDATDLPFVTIDPPGSKDLDQAMVVERTAHGFRVHYAIADLAAFVPPGGALDRESRRRGQTLYLPDGNVPLHPPVLSEGAASLLPGEIRPAVLWTIDTDEAGEPTATRVRRALVRSTEQFDYETVQAALDAGNPHPSVAALPELGRRRRELAVRRGAVELQLPEQEISGDPDGGWVLARRPRTVVDAWNAEISLLTGMAAAQIMIDAKIGVLRTLPDPEPEAVDWLRRSAEAVGIAWPAADTVSEFLSRLDPRQPAAMAIYADTTRLLRGAGYTAFDGELPALTTHAGIGGAYAHVTAPIRRLVDRFATEICLAVSADREVPEWVHAALTDVPDRMTASDTLAAKVERACIDQVEAWVLAEHVGGEFSAIVLRADENKAEILVEDPTVMAKCAGEKLTAGARIGVRLTAVDVEKRKVSFERA, from the coding sequence GTGATCAGGACACACTCGGCGGGCGGGGACTTCGGCCCCCTTCGCGCCGAGTTTTCGCTGCCGGAGTCCTTCGGGCCCGAGGTGCTGGCCGAGGCCGAAGCCGCGGTCCTGGATCCGCTGGCCGCGGCCGGGCCCCGGGAGGACGCGACGGACCTGCCGTTCGTCACCATCGACCCGCCCGGCTCCAAGGACCTCGACCAGGCGATGGTCGTCGAGCGGACCGCGCACGGCTTCCGGGTGCACTACGCGATCGCCGACCTGGCCGCGTTCGTGCCGCCCGGCGGCGCGCTGGACCGGGAGTCGCGGCGGCGCGGGCAGACGCTCTACCTGCCCGACGGCAACGTCCCGCTGCACCCGCCGGTGCTGTCCGAGGGCGCGGCGAGCCTGCTGCCCGGCGAGATCCGGCCCGCGGTGCTCTGGACCATCGACACCGACGAGGCGGGTGAGCCGACGGCGACCCGGGTGCGCCGCGCGCTGGTCCGGTCCACCGAGCAGTTCGACTACGAGACGGTCCAGGCCGCGCTCGACGCCGGAAATCCGCACCCGTCGGTGGCCGCGCTGCCCGAGCTGGGACGTCGGCGGCGCGAGCTGGCCGTCCGGCGTGGCGCCGTCGAGCTGCAGCTGCCCGAGCAGGAGATCAGCGGCGACCCGGACGGCGGCTGGGTGCTCGCGCGCCGCCCGCGCACCGTCGTCGACGCCTGGAACGCCGAGATCTCGCTGCTCACCGGGATGGCCGCCGCGCAGATCATGATCGACGCGAAGATCGGCGTCCTGCGCACGCTGCCCGACCCGGAGCCCGAGGCCGTCGACTGGCTGCGCCGCTCCGCCGAAGCGGTCGGCATCGCCTGGCCGGCGGCCGACACCGTCTCGGAGTTCCTGTCCCGGCTGGATCCCCGCCAGCCCGCGGCGATGGCGATCTACGCGGACACGACGCGGTTGCTGCGCGGCGCCGGCTACACGGCTTTCGACGGCGAACTGCCCGCGCTGACGACGCACGCGGGCATCGGCGGCGCGTACGCGCACGTGACGGCGCCGATCCGGCGGCTGGTCGACCGGTTCGCGACGGAGATCTGCCTCGCGGTTTCGGCCGATCGCGAGGTGCCGGAGTGGGTCCACGCGGCGCTCACCGACGTCCCGGACCGGATGACGGCGTCGGACACCCTGGCCGCGAAGGTCGAGCGGGCCTGCATCGACCAGGTCGAGGCGTGGGTGCTGGCCGAGCACGTCGGCGGTGAGTTCAGTGCCATCGTGCTGCGCGCGGACGAGAACAAGGCCGAGATCCTGGTCGAGGACCCGACGGTGATGGCGAAGTGCGCGGGGGAGAAGCTGACTGCGGGCGCGCGCATCGGCGTGCGGCTGACCGCGGTGGACGTCGAGAAGCGGAAGGTGTCGTTCGAACGCGCATGA
- a CDS encoding helical backbone metal receptor, with amino-acid sequence MSHLVDDLGEPVPLDGPASRVVSLVPSLTEAVEVSAPGRLAGATDYCTHPSTLDVPRVGGSKYPKLDRVLDLAPDLVLANSEENRPEDVERLRANGIPVWVMEASASVPAALGSLRRILTQAYDLAEPDWLVAAEEIWREVRPVRFHAVVPVWRKPWIVLGRETFAGDVLRRVGVANVYAGSEERYPRPDVEELRAHFAADADLLVLPDEPYLFTEEDGPDHFPDERYVLVSGRHLTWYGPSLVDAHAALLEALPKP; translated from the coding sequence ATGAGCCACCTCGTCGACGATCTCGGGGAGCCGGTGCCCTTGGACGGCCCCGCGTCCCGGGTGGTGTCGCTCGTCCCGTCGCTGACCGAAGCGGTCGAGGTCAGCGCGCCCGGCCGGCTGGCCGGGGCCACCGACTACTGCACCCATCCGTCCACTTTGGACGTCCCGCGGGTGGGTGGGTCGAAGTACCCGAAGCTCGACCGGGTGCTGGACCTGGCGCCCGACCTCGTGCTGGCCAACTCGGAGGAGAACCGCCCGGAAGACGTCGAACGGCTGCGCGCCAACGGGATCCCGGTCTGGGTGATGGAGGCGTCGGCCTCGGTCCCGGCCGCGCTGGGTTCGCTGCGGCGGATCCTGACCCAGGCGTACGACCTGGCGGAGCCGGACTGGCTGGTCGCGGCCGAGGAGATCTGGCGCGAGGTGCGCCCGGTCCGGTTCCACGCGGTGGTCCCGGTGTGGCGCAAACCGTGGATCGTCCTGGGCCGCGAGACGTTCGCCGGTGACGTCCTGCGCCGGGTCGGCGTGGCGAACGTCTACGCGGGTTCCGAGGAGCGCTACCCGCGGCCGGACGTCGAGGAGCTGCGCGCGCACTTCGCGGCGGACGCGGACCTGCTGGTGCTGCCGGACGAGCCGTACTTGTTCACCGAGGAGGACGGCCCGGACCACTTCCCGGACGAGCGCTACGTCCTGGTCTCGGGCCGCCACCTCACCTGGTATGGCCCTTCCCTGGTCGACGCGCACGCCGCGCTGCTGGAGGCCCTGCCAAAGCCGTGA
- a CDS encoding aldehyde dehydrogenase family protein: protein MTFPFWVAGKPVTGGATADVRHSFDGSLAGSHFVPSTSDVEAAVQAAHDVRDEFATLPAHVRAGALDHVSRALGERSEEIAQLITAESGKPLKWARGEVGRAVSTFRWAAEEARRFSGELQRLDTDPGGTGRLALVRRVPRGPVLGITPFNFPLNLVAHKVAPAIAVGAPIVLKPAPATPLTALLLGEILAATDLPAGSWSILPVDNETSSRLVQDPRLPVVSFTGSVPVGWSIRDSVPRKHVALELGGNGAVLVCPDWTDLDFAAQRIATFAMYQAGQSCISVQRVYAHADVFDALAEKVLSQVGALRTGDPRAEGVDVGPMINEDAAARVSSWVSAAVAAGGRLLTGGSRSGATFEPTVLADVPEDASVMADEVFGPVVSLIRVASVEEGVARINASRFGLQAGVFTRDLPTAFSVSAALQVGGVLVGDVPSFRADQMPYGGVKDSGVGREGPASAMADFTEERVTVLTGLTL from the coding sequence GTGACTTTCCCCTTCTGGGTCGCCGGAAAGCCGGTGACCGGCGGCGCGACCGCCGATGTCCGGCACTCCTTCGACGGCTCGCTCGCCGGGTCGCATTTCGTACCGTCCACTTCGGACGTCGAGGCCGCGGTCCAGGCCGCGCACGACGTCCGCGACGAGTTCGCGACGCTGCCCGCACACGTCCGCGCCGGGGCGTTGGACCACGTGTCCCGGGCGTTGGGTGAGCGGTCCGAGGAGATCGCCCAGCTCATCACGGCCGAGTCCGGCAAGCCGCTGAAGTGGGCGCGCGGCGAGGTCGGCCGCGCGGTGTCGACGTTCCGCTGGGCCGCCGAGGAGGCCCGCCGCTTCTCCGGCGAGCTGCAGCGCCTCGACACCGACCCGGGTGGTACCGGGCGCTTGGCGCTGGTCCGGCGTGTGCCGCGCGGGCCGGTACTGGGCATCACGCCGTTCAACTTCCCGCTGAACCTGGTGGCGCACAAGGTGGCCCCGGCGATCGCGGTCGGCGCGCCGATCGTGCTCAAGCCCGCGCCCGCGACGCCGCTGACGGCGTTGCTGCTGGGCGAGATCCTGGCTGCCACCGATCTTCCGGCGGGCTCGTGGTCGATCCTGCCGGTGGACAACGAGACGTCGTCGCGGCTGGTCCAGGACCCGCGGCTGCCGGTGGTGTCGTTCACCGGCTCGGTCCCGGTCGGCTGGAGCATCCGCGACAGCGTGCCGCGCAAGCACGTCGCGCTGGAACTGGGCGGCAACGGCGCGGTCCTCGTCTGTCCCGATTGGACGGACCTCGACTTCGCGGCGCAGCGCATCGCGACGTTCGCGATGTACCAGGCCGGCCAGTCGTGCATCTCGGTGCAGCGGGTGTACGCGCACGCTGACGTTTTCGACGCTTTGGCCGAGAAGGTCCTCTCGCAGGTCGGCGCTCTGCGCACGGGCGACCCGCGCGCCGAGGGTGTCGACGTCGGCCCGATGATCAATGAGGACGCGGCCGCTCGGGTTTCCTCGTGGGTTTCCGCTGCTGTCGCTGCAGGCGGTCGCTTGCTGACCGGCGGTTCGCGGTCCGGTGCGACCTTCGAGCCGACGGTGCTGGCGGACGTCCCGGAGGACGCGTCGGTGATGGCCGACGAGGTGTTCGGCCCGGTGGTCTCGCTGATCCGCGTCGCGTCGGTCGAGGAGGGAGTGGCGCGGATCAACGCGTCCCGCTTCGGGCTGCAGGCAGGCGTGTTCACGCGAGACCTCCCGACGGCTTTCTCGGTCTCGGCCGCGTTGCAGGTCGGCGGGGTTCTGGTGGGCGACGTCCCGAGCTTCCGGGCCGACCAGATGCCGTACGGCGGCGTGAAGGACTCGGGCGTAGGCCGCGAAGGCCCGGCGTCGGCGATGGCGGACTTCACCGAGGAGCGGGTAACGGTCCTGACCGGCCTGACGCTGTAG
- the gabT gene encoding 4-aminobutyrate--2-oxoglutarate transaminase — protein sequence MTASTTAEPQAPAPRQRRLRTQIPGPASRELQERRANAVAAGVGSVLPVYVTSAVGGLLTDADGNVLIDLGSGIAVTSVGHSAPAVVDRVREQAGLFTHTCFMVTPYEGYVEVCEALAELTPGDHAKKSVLFNSGAEAVENAVKIARVATGRQAVVVFDHAYHGRTNLTMGMTAKSVPYKHGFGPFAPEVYRVPGSYPYRDGLSGAEAAALAIDRIEKQIGGDQVAAVVLEPIQGEGGFIEPARGFLPALSAWCEENGVVFVADEVQTGFCRTGSWFASNDEDVVPDLVATAKGIAGGLPLAAVTGRAELLDAVVPGGLGGTYGGNPIACAAALGSIATMKSENLAASAKRIEGVVLPRLRALADETGVIGDVRGRGAMLAAEFVRPGTTEPDADLTKRVAAACHRAGVIVLTCGTYGNVVRLLPPLSLSTDLLDEGLSVLEHAVRTEARS from the coding sequence GTGACCGCAAGCACCACCGCCGAGCCGCAGGCCCCGGCACCCCGGCAGCGCCGACTGCGCACCCAGATCCCCGGCCCCGCCTCGCGCGAGCTGCAGGAGCGGCGCGCCAACGCGGTCGCCGCCGGGGTCGGCTCGGTGCTGCCCGTCTACGTCACCTCCGCCGTCGGCGGCCTGCTCACCGACGCCGACGGCAACGTCCTGATCGACCTCGGCTCCGGCATTGCGGTGACCAGCGTCGGGCACTCCGCGCCGGCGGTGGTGGACCGCGTCCGCGAGCAGGCCGGGCTGTTCACCCACACCTGTTTCATGGTCACGCCGTACGAGGGTTACGTCGAGGTGTGCGAAGCCCTGGCCGAGCTGACACCGGGCGACCACGCGAAGAAGTCGGTGCTGTTCAACTCCGGCGCGGAAGCCGTCGAGAACGCCGTGAAGATCGCGCGCGTCGCGACCGGGCGCCAGGCCGTCGTCGTGTTCGACCACGCCTACCACGGCCGCACCAACCTGACGATGGGCATGACCGCGAAGTCGGTGCCCTACAAGCACGGCTTCGGCCCGTTCGCGCCCGAGGTCTACCGCGTGCCGGGCTCGTACCCGTACCGCGACGGCCTGTCCGGCGCCGAGGCGGCCGCGCTGGCGATCGACCGGATCGAAAAGCAGATCGGTGGCGACCAGGTGGCCGCCGTCGTTTTGGAACCGATCCAGGGCGAGGGCGGGTTCATCGAGCCCGCGCGCGGCTTCCTGCCCGCACTTTCGGCCTGGTGCGAGGAAAACGGCGTCGTGTTCGTCGCCGACGAAGTGCAGACCGGCTTCTGCCGCACCGGTTCCTGGTTCGCGTCGAACGACGAGGACGTCGTCCCGGACCTGGTCGCGACGGCCAAGGGCATCGCGGGCGGCCTGCCCCTCGCCGCGGTCACCGGCCGCGCCGAACTGCTCGACGCCGTCGTGCCCGGCGGCCTCGGCGGCACGTACGGCGGCAACCCGATCGCCTGCGCCGCCGCGCTCGGCTCGATCGCGACGATGAAATCCGAGAACCTGGCGGCGTCGGCGAAGCGCATCGAAGGGGTTGTCCTGCCGAGGCTGCGCGCGCTGGCCGACGAAACCGGCGTGATCGGCGACGTCCGTGGCCGCGGCGCGATGCTGGCCGCGGAGTTCGTCCGACCGGGCACGACCGAGCCGGACGCCGACCTCACCAAGCGCGTCGCGGCGGCCTGTCACCGGGCCGGCGTCATCGTGCTGACCTGCGGCACCTACGGCAACGTCGTCCGCCTGCTGCCGCCGCTCTCGCTGTCCACCGACCTGCTCGACGAGGGCCTTTCGGTCCTCGAGCACGCTGTCCGCACGGAGGCTCGCTCGTGA
- a CDS encoding PucR family transcriptional regulator, which yields MALTLRGLAADRPLGLRVLTGDALLDRPIGWVHPTELTDPQAFLEGGELLLTTGLALDEETSPAYVRRLVDAGVAGLGFGVGLSHDEVPATLIATAAEVGLPLLEVPRETPFIALTRAVSRAVAADEYATTVRIGKAQQELTRTAVGKGGPAGVLRKLAKLIDGWVLLFDRTTVTEAAPASARAYGASLREELERLRTGTRVVPLGEDEVVLQTLDTSARRVLAVGTAVPLDTAGRHIVNTAVSVLSLALEQDRAQASARQALRSGLVELLVGGQDELALRVLTTTGAEAPEGPWSVLVFAGAAASRRKLLDALEGEPLFAARWDALVVAFGSGQVIDTVADAALRIGGLHGGVAGPVSAADFAAGLEQAELAARAAEAEDKILLSAAEHTGRGLLSLIDPVVAQAFAHGLLAPLREHDETGRGDLVGSLRCWLEHHGHWDIAAARLGVHRHTLRNRIRKAEELLGRDLDSPGVRAELWVALQTQA from the coding sequence ATGGCACTCACGTTGCGCGGCCTGGCCGCCGACCGCCCGCTCGGCCTGCGCGTGCTGACCGGCGACGCTCTCCTGGACCGCCCGATCGGCTGGGTGCACCCGACGGAACTGACCGACCCGCAGGCCTTCCTCGAAGGCGGCGAGCTGCTGCTGACGACCGGCCTGGCCCTGGACGAGGAGACGTCCCCCGCGTATGTGCGCCGCCTGGTGGACGCCGGCGTCGCGGGCCTCGGCTTCGGCGTCGGCCTGAGCCACGACGAGGTGCCGGCCACGCTGATCGCCACCGCGGCCGAAGTGGGGCTGCCGCTGCTGGAGGTGCCGCGCGAGACGCCGTTCATCGCGCTCACCCGCGCGGTCTCGCGAGCGGTGGCGGCCGACGAGTACGCCACGACGGTCCGCATCGGCAAGGCCCAGCAGGAACTGACCCGCACGGCGGTCGGCAAGGGCGGCCCGGCGGGGGTGCTGCGCAAACTGGCCAAGCTGATCGACGGCTGGGTCCTGCTCTTCGATCGCACCACGGTCACCGAAGCCGCTCCGGCGAGTGCACGGGCGTACGGCGCTTCGCTGCGCGAAGAGCTGGAGCGCCTTCGCACCGGCACACGCGTGGTGCCCCTGGGGGAGGACGAGGTGGTGCTGCAGACGCTCGACACCAGCGCGCGCCGCGTGCTGGCGGTCGGGACCGCGGTGCCGCTCGACACGGCCGGGCGGCACATCGTGAACACCGCGGTTTCCGTGCTTTCCCTTGCGCTGGAACAGGATCGCGCGCAAGCCTCGGCGCGGCAGGCTTTGCGGTCGGGCCTGGTGGAGCTGCTCGTCGGCGGGCAGGACGAGCTGGCGCTGCGGGTGCTGACCACGACGGGCGCCGAAGCGCCGGAAGGGCCGTGGTCGGTGCTGGTGTTCGCCGGCGCGGCCGCGTCACGGCGCAAGCTCCTGGACGCATTGGAAGGCGAGCCGTTGTTCGCGGCACGCTGGGACGCGTTGGTGGTGGCCTTCGGCTCGGGTCAGGTGATCGACACGGTGGCCGACGCGGCGCTGCGGATCGGCGGCCTCCACGGCGGTGTCGCCGGGCCGGTGTCCGCGGCGGACTTCGCGGCCGGCCTGGAACAGGCGGAGCTGGCGGCCCGGGCGGCGGAAGCCGAGGACAAGATCCTGTTGTCGGCGGCCGAACACACCGGCCGCGGCCTGCTGTCCCTCATCGATCCGGTGGTGGCGCAAGCGTTTGCCCACGGCCTGCTGGCCCCGCTGCGCGAACACGACGAGACCGGCCGCGGCGACCTCGTCGGCTCGTTGCGCTGCTGGCTGGAACACCACGGCCACTGGGACATCGCGGCGGCCCGCCTCGGCGTCCACCGGCACACGCTCCGCAACCGGATCCGGAAAGCGGAGGAACTGCTCGGCCGTGACCTCGACTCACCGGGCGTCCGCGCGGAACTCTGGGTGGCTCTCCAGACTCAGGCCTGA
- a CDS encoding cache domain-containing protein, with product MDDTRTLAGDEVVEQVCALVEGVFDRLKPLLAAAESVLADAPLASALHRIRPAVTEALGGLIVGAGFVSAPRVLADSEFGFEWWTGSACEPPSQLFISLDPGSENFLDYTRQSWFTVPRDTGRRHINGPYVDYLCTDEYTLTFTIPVFSAGAFAGVVGADVYVREFERAVRPRLRSLGRGAALLNAQGRVIVSNSVRQATGSLVREVDVPAWWSSGAEPGPVLRRCGDSPIVLVNAD from the coding sequence GTGGACGACACCCGCACGCTGGCCGGCGACGAGGTCGTCGAGCAGGTTTGCGCGTTGGTGGAAGGGGTTTTCGACCGGCTGAAGCCGTTGCTCGCGGCGGCCGAGTCGGTGCTGGCCGACGCTCCGCTCGCCTCGGCACTGCACCGGATCCGCCCGGCCGTCACCGAGGCCCTCGGCGGGCTGATCGTCGGCGCCGGTTTTGTCAGCGCGCCACGGGTGCTCGCGGACTCGGAGTTCGGCTTCGAGTGGTGGACCGGCTCGGCCTGCGAGCCGCCGTCCCAGTTGTTCATCAGCCTCGACCCGGGCAGCGAGAACTTCCTCGATTACACGCGCCAGTCGTGGTTCACCGTCCCGCGCGACACCGGACGCCGGCACATCAACGGCCCGTACGTCGATTACCTGTGCACCGACGAGTACACCCTGACGTTCACGATCCCGGTCTTTTCGGCGGGTGCCTTCGCGGGCGTGGTGGGCGCGGACGTGTACGTGCGCGAGTTCGAGCGCGCGGTCCGTCCTCGGTTGCGGTCCCTCGGACGCGGCGCGGCGCTGCTGAACGCGCAGGGGCGGGTGATCGTGTCCAACAGCGTCCGGCAGGCCACGGGGTCGCTGGTGCGCGAGGTGGACGTACCGGCTTGGTGGTCGTCGGGCGCGGAGCCCGGTCCGGTGCTGCGTCGGTGCGGGGATTCGCCGATCGTGCTGGTGAACGCGGACTAG
- a CDS encoding FadR/GntR family transcriptional regulator, which translates to MRQGMSHSARSAMFAPLGQVGRAEAVAARLVDAITLGLLADEEQLPSEADLAAQFGVSTVTVREALVALRQQGLVETRRGRSGGSFVRTPANPPADVWRERLQEVSLSDLRDVGDHYLAIAGAAAKLAAERSSPEDVERLRLATDDLRTAHGIDFTRAERQFHLEIAAAAQSTRLTHEEVQLQRELGGLLWLPLGTHPHEEHAAITAAIAAADGDLARKLTEEHVLGALDRLADVHLDLLAP; encoded by the coding sequence ATGCGCCAGGGGATGTCGCACAGCGCGCGCTCCGCCATGTTCGCCCCGCTCGGGCAGGTCGGGCGGGCGGAGGCGGTGGCGGCGCGGCTCGTCGACGCCATCACCCTCGGCCTGCTCGCCGACGAGGAGCAGCTGCCCAGCGAGGCCGACCTGGCCGCGCAGTTCGGCGTCTCGACCGTGACGGTCCGGGAGGCGCTCGTGGCGCTGCGGCAGCAGGGCCTGGTCGAGACGCGGCGGGGGCGCAGCGGCGGCAGCTTCGTCCGCACGCCGGCCAACCCGCCCGCGGACGTCTGGCGCGAGCGGCTGCAGGAGGTGTCGCTGTCGGACCTGCGCGACGTCGGCGACCACTACCTCGCGATCGCCGGGGCCGCCGCCAAGCTCGCCGCCGAGCGCAGCTCCCCCGAAGACGTCGAGCGGCTGCGCCTGGCCACCGACGACCTCCGCACGGCCCACGGCATCGACTTCACGCGGGCGGAGCGCCAGTTCCACCTGGAGATCGCCGCGGCCGCGCAGTCGACGCGGCTGACGCACGAAGAGGTCCAGCTGCAACGGGAGCTGGGCGGGCTGCTGTGGCTGCCGCTCGGCACGCACCCGCACGAGGAGCACGCGGCGATCACCGCGGCGATCGCGGCGGCCGACGGCGACCTGGCCCGCAAGCTCACCGAAGAGCACGTCCTCGGAGCGCTCGACCGGCTCGCGGACGTGCACTTGGACTTGCTCGCCCCGTAA
- a CDS encoding gamma-aminobutyraldehyde dehydrogenase yields the protein MQELKHYVGGAYVESKSGRTAEITDPVTGRPYCTAPIAGPEDVDHALQVAAAAFETWRATTPAQRQLALLKIADALEARADEVVRVESANTGKPIALTLAEEIPMVLDQVRFFAGAARVLEGRSAGEYLEGHTSFVRREPIGVCAQVTPWNYPLLMAIWKIAPALAAGNTVVLKPSDTTPASTLLLAEIAGEFLPPGVFNVVCGDRDTGRALVEHDIPAMVSITGSVRAGIEVARSAANDVKRVHLELGGKAPVIVFGDADLEAAAEAIAVAGYFNAGQDCTAATRVLVADEVHDEFVGALARQAEGTKTGKPDDEDVAYGPLNNAAQLDKVAGFINRLPKHATVHCGGRRVGDEGYFYEATVVSGVKQDDEISQNEIFGPVITVQRFSDEAEALTDANAVQYGLASSVWTRDHQRAMRLAAKLDFGCVWINTHIPLVAEMPHGGFKKSGYGKDLSLYGLEDYTRIKHVMSAL from the coding sequence GTGCAGGAGCTGAAGCACTACGTCGGCGGCGCCTACGTCGAGTCCAAGTCGGGCCGGACGGCGGAGATCACGGACCCGGTCACGGGGCGCCCCTACTGCACCGCGCCGATCGCCGGACCCGAGGACGTCGACCACGCCCTGCAGGTCGCCGCGGCCGCGTTCGAGACCTGGCGCGCGACGACGCCCGCCCAGCGCCAGCTCGCCCTGCTGAAGATCGCCGACGCGCTCGAAGCCCGCGCCGACGAGGTCGTGCGCGTCGAATCCGCGAACACCGGTAAGCCGATCGCGCTGACCCTGGCCGAAGAGATCCCGATGGTCCTGGACCAGGTCCGGTTCTTCGCCGGGGCCGCGCGCGTGCTCGAAGGACGCTCGGCCGGCGAGTACCTGGAAGGCCACACGTCGTTCGTGCGCCGCGAGCCGATCGGCGTCTGCGCCCAGGTCACGCCGTGGAACTACCCGCTGCTGATGGCCATCTGGAAGATCGCGCCGGCGCTCGCCGCGGGCAACACGGTCGTGCTCAAGCCGTCCGACACCACCCCGGCCTCGACGCTGCTGCTGGCCGAGATCGCCGGCGAGTTCCTGCCGCCGGGCGTGTTCAACGTCGTCTGCGGCGACCGCGACACCGGCCGTGCCCTGGTCGAGCACGACATCCCGGCCATGGTGTCGATCACCGGCTCGGTCCGCGCGGGCATCGAGGTCGCTCGCAGCGCCGCGAACGACGTCAAGCGGGTGCACCTGGAGCTGGGCGGCAAAGCGCCGGTCATCGTCTTCGGTGACGCCGACCTCGAAGCCGCCGCCGAAGCCATCGCCGTCGCGGGCTACTTCAACGCCGGCCAGGACTGCACCGCCGCCACCCGGGTACTGGTCGCCGACGAGGTGCACGACGAGTTCGTCGGCGCCCTGGCCCGGCAGGCCGAGGGCACGAAGACCGGCAAGCCGGACGACGAAGACGTCGCCTACGGCCCGCTCAACAACGCGGCCCAGCTGGACAAGGTGGCCGGGTTCATCAACCGCCTGCCGAAGCACGCGACCGTCCACTGTGGAGGTAGAAGGGTCGGCGACGAGGGCTACTTCTACGAGGCCACGGTCGTCTCCGGCGTCAAGCAGGACGACGAGATCAGCCAGAACGAGATCTTCGGCCCGGTCATCACCGTCCAGCGGTTCTCCGACGAGGCCGAAGCGCTGACCGACGCGAACGCCGTCCAGTACGGCCTCGCGTCCTCGGTCTGGACCCGCGACCACCAGCGGGCGATGCGCCTCGCGGCGAAGCTCGACTTCGGCTGCGTCTGGATCAACACGCACATCCCGCTGGTCGCCGAGATGCCGCACGGCGGTTTCAAGAAGTCCGGTTACGGCAAGGACCTCTCGCTCTACGGCCTCGAGGACTACACCCGGATCAAGCACGTCATGAGCGCTCTGTGA